The DNA window AAAAcgcaacaaaataaacacagaATCCAAAAGAGTAATCCGCATGTATAGTCGCCGTGAAGCAAATCAGCAGAAACACATCTTAACAGCTCAGCTTTTATCAAATACATTTAAATCAAAGCGAGCACTGCCAGTTCAAAATCATGtcaaatatttagtcaaatcaGACGAAAGAGATAGCAAACAAGAACCAAAACGCGAGAAGAATATATCATTCTGATTACAATAAAGCAAAATATATAGTACAAAAGCTACACAATAATATGGTGTTCAACTTATAATATTATACCTAGGTTCTCTACATTCTACCTAAAACCTCACGTGGTGTATATTCTGTATCAAACCCACACTCGCTATAGTGAAGACTGTCCACAATTCGGAGACGAACAATGCAAGTCAAACTCAAGACAACCCTTTTGGGGTAAGTTAAGTTCAATTTATgatttgtgttgttttgcttaATTCGGGCAAATATCACGTATGACTTACACTTTGTAATGAAGCCAGAGGGTCGGACACTGTTCATGTATTTAATGTCCATAATATTGTTTGCCATAATTATTGTTAAGCCTTGTAAGCAAAATAAGATATTCACCACAGGGTAAGCTTATTTACCACGGGTTGTACTGATCATACGTCCAAGATCTACCCTACTGTTCTCTACAAGCAAGGTATTTAACTGAGTCAATGGCAGCAGTTGGACACACATCTACAGCGTCTACAGTCGTCAATGTTTTGCTTTTCTGCTTGGTAGCAGACTCTAACCCCTTTTTCAGCAATGCTAAGGCGGTGTTATGCTGTATTTCTATCCAGCAGTCAAAAAGTAAATGTACGTAACGTTTAAAACGAATTGAAAATGTTCCCCCCTTGAACCCCGGATACCACACTGTTATCCAGTATCTGCGATGGTCACATATGCATTCATGTTACGAGGGTCAAGGTGGGCTTTTTATCAAGTGTATAGCTCGATTGAGACCATCCCTTGACCCagtctgataatcatcggtccacgctatcgctcatgtctctctgacaggatggataATTGCTACGCGGAGAACAGGGAAAGAAAGTGTCCAAAATCCGAAagctatcaaaacaagaatacagagttatctcccatatgtttttcgctaatgtttctgatcaaaagaggaacgtgattgtagaatggccgacttcgaaagtgatctccgttctgttcttcacagttatgataaagacatcgttctaaggtcaaaacaagtcgaaattttgagactgctgtgggaaggagactgtgatattgttgcatcactcccaactggttacggaaaaagtcgtctgctccgtagccattttgttatgatcacgtgacaaagttgtTTATCACGTAACACTTTCGCcttatttagagttgtttgcacagtaaatacatccgcgagagatagctcgcttgaaagtgtaacataacaattcctttctaaatttaaaaattacacaacaccatgacaAATCATTATcaacgatcgcgaatctgcatatatcaataacacattacgaaaagctctaaatatgtaaaaaaaaaatcgatttcctcaccagagaaggaaaacaaaggcagcctgtcagggataaatgagacccgaagggaagtaactcatttttacctgagttcaggatgccctTGACCCCAATCCCCCCCACACCACCACTATGACACGTTTTCATTGCTTCAGATGCTGATGGCGTTGGGCACGGACTTGGGGTCCACGTGTGTGTATGGATATTTGCGATTCGAGTTGTCTGTTTCAATGTCATCGCTCAAGTTGGCCAGTGCATCTCTGAAACTGAGAAAGGAGTTCACCTTGATAATTCCACTGCAGGGAAAATAGAGCTATATAGCGTAAAATATTCAAATTCCGATTCATACTGAGGAACGTAAAATATGTTGTGTCGATTGTACAAAAGCAGTTcaacaggacaagaaagatacAAACCAAAACTTGTTTAGTGAGGTTACCGCAGTAGTCATGGCCGCTATTCGTTTTTAACCCGATAATGGTAGAGACCTTGGTAAAGCCACTATGTTCGAACGAGAAGTTTTCAATTCAAATATCGACACAGATTCAAAATAGGTACCATTTAGCAACATTTGCATGCGGAAAAATTATCGATCCCTCGCATATCCAGTGTAGGTAAAGTAGTACGACTAACTTGCGTGTTTTTGATCTCAAGCTATTCCGACTGGAACAGGTGAAAAAATACTTCAATTTACGTGTGGTGTGTAAACATGACCTGAACGCGCACATAGACACCCAGCAATGCTGAGAGACAGCGACTTCTGTCGAGCAACCCCTCGAAACTCACGCCAGAACCTTTCGTTTTGTTGACACCTGCGTCAGTCGGTACGGCCTACCATTACCAGCAAATAAGCCATACACACTTACCTGCACTGGATAGGCAGTTGATAGGCAATAGCCAACACAAACGGCTTTGAGAACGAAGAAAGTTGGAATTGAATGGAACGTGTATGGCTCTTTTAGCTCAAGCacaaacattttcaaaataCTTGTGCATGGTTTGTACTGATAATACGTTCATAAATATATTGCACACTGTAAAAGAACCATGGCTTTGACCCAGGCAGCTTGTGCGGTTTGTAATATGTTATAcaaagtcttatatcgcgcgcgtatctccagactcggactcaaggcgcagggatctatttatgccgtgtgagatggaatgttttacacaatacatcacgcattcacatcgaccagcagatcgcagccatttcggcgcatatcctacctttcatggcctattattccaagtcacatggacacttttatctacgcctatacaattttgccaggaaagacccttttgtcaatcgtgggatctttaacgtgcacatcccaaatgtagtgtacacgaagggacctcggtttttcgtctcatccgaaagactagcacttgaacccaccacctaggttaggaaaggggggagaaaattgctaacgccctgacccagggtcgaactcgcaacctctcgcttccgagcgcaagtacgttaccactcggccacccagtaatACACATACTCACCGCTTGACAATATGGAGAGCTCTTCCATCGGTGATGGTAGGTACTTCCTCAAAGTCCCCCAGTGACTTTGTTTCCTTATCGCTCAGAACCCTGGTGATCACCATGGTTTCAAGTATGATGCCAACATTTGGCAATGCCTGAACAATGTCGACTTCTGATCGTGCTCTCTGTAATCAGATATAAACCTGAAGATTGTATTTCCCAAATGGAACTTGCAACATGGGCAGACTAAacttgtggtttttttcttctgttctttGAAATTCGGAACAAGCAACTTGATCCTGATGCGACGTGTATCAATTCATGTTGTTATCCAATCCAAAGAACATCCCACAGAAAAAACTTGCACCACTCCTAACACCTTTACTGTCACCATCTCTAGCACCAAACTCAAAACCCTCCACATtttgaacaaagaaaaagacaacaagtcgcgtgcAGCAATATATAAACATTTAGTAAGTCTGTGGGCCTGAAATAAATAGATCaacatgaataaaaaaaactaaacagcCAACACCGAGACTACATTTACTACGGCTTTGCTAGCGTAAATCCGAAGACTTGACACGGTTCCAGCTCGTCttcgcgaagcatgcgaacgaGTGCCTAAATGAcatattttctttaattgtgagaacattttcagatttaacttggcatatatatataaaccaaAGATTGAGAGAGTTTGAATTCAGGTAATAATTAAGAATAAGTTGTAATCATTTTTGGATTGATTACTGACATTTTAACCAGAAGTCGGatatttttaatggccaaactcattcatttattttaaGCTTCcgaactgaaatgcaatcttcgtcgaagatagtttgaccaaaatttcaatcaatttgagtgaaaaatgagggagtgacaGTGCCCCCTCAAGTTTTActaaaagctggatatgacgtcataaacgATGATTATGgacaaaggagaaaaaaaactctGCAAATATGATCTGGAAGAATTTGATATAAAGTTTCATGAatatcggtcctgtagttttctcggaatcacacacacacgcacacacgcacaacaccaccctcgtctcgattcccagtatATGTTAAataattttagtcaaaacttgactaaattatagacaagcaaataaacacaaaaactaTCATAATCATTCTTTTTTCGGGGACCAAGGAAGTCAAGTAAGCTCAATTGATATCGGGCTGGCCCAAACTAAATGTGTGAATTCAGACACTTTAGTGACCTCATTCCGGACACAATGATATGACAGCATAATGTCATCACCAATAATCCAGCCTACCAGACACTAAGCTGTTACATGTAcctcaaatttaaaaaaaaaccagcataATTTGATGAGATCAAGACTTGTTTCCTTGATAGTTCAGTGAATATTTTCAGTGGTCCTCTCCAGCAAACATATTCGTgatgtgaccttgaaatttgacgaaAACACACTAAAATATTGTAATGTCTGAAGATCATCAAAACCTAAAAGTGTGTAAAATGTGGAGGCTCTAGCTTCAAATACATCCGAGAAATTCTCAACGTTTTCATGAAACAAACATGACCCAATTAATTGTGACCAAGAAaattgacgagggtcaaccaaactgagGTCATGTCGAGAAAAgcgtgcaaagtttcaaagctctagcttcaaaagcATCCGAGATAACATCAACCTGAAGTTTTTTGTCTAACAACCGGCCGACCTAACGCTGCTCATACCTGACACTCTCCTGACTACTCAGGCGAGTCAAAAAAGTGAAGAACAAAGCAATAAATAAAGAGCCTAGCTTCATGAAGTTGTGGACATGAAAGGCATCAACCATATAAACTGATTCTCTTATTATTgccttccccccaccccccacccccatacatactcacacactcgcatgaatacacacacacacacacacacacacacacacacacacacacacacacacacacattgccgCACCCACTGAAACATCTCTCGCTGCCCTCCCCcctttacaccccccccccttctctatctctctctctttcccctctgtgtctgtgtgtacgtgtgtgtgtgtctgtgctctctctctctctttctctctctctcattctctctctctctctctctctctctctctctctctctctctctctctcttacctttTTGTCCTTGGGCGGCTGTCCCTTGAGAAGTCCGGGGAAGTTGGGGTGAAACCCGTACTCATCATACTGGGCGAAGTTGGCGGCAGCGTGACCCACACTGCACGTGTAGATGATGCTGGTCAGAATGGTGATCAGGTCGTCCACACTCTTCACCTGACCATTGCCGGgcacaccctgtcacacagaGAGGTAGTTGTTCAATAATTGCATGGGCTTATTCCTGTGAAATGTGctgacatttttgttttatgatTTAGTTTGTCATATTGCTCTGTGGGGAATCCAGGTTAGTTTCATACATAATTTTTAATGTGAAAAAGACAGGTGCATTAGAACTTGAAAATAAAGTTTGTTGttatcattttcacgagtttttattcttcttcttcttcttcccgtgGGGGACCGGATCCAATTTCTTGGATGTTGAAGGTCCGGCATAACCAGCTGgggaataaaaacaaacactgTAGCCCATGTAACAAATCGAGGTGGTgtatgggtttgagctttcaggtgaaacgtgtagattgtcaaagtaaaagccaatcaggctgtttgtttgatttttggaaCCATCGCGGTTCAGTGTTCGGATTcctgtttccgaggacaacgactGTAAACGtccactctcaaagacccaattaGTATTGGAAATTGACCCGACGATTTATGGTAATTTTGCAACCAATCTGTGCAATCACACAGTTGCACAACGAAAGGCATGAAACATGATTACATGCTAACAAGTGACTGACGTCGTAGATACGAAGGCACCTCTCTGCATTTTTAGACTCGAAGAAAAGTGACATAAAGTTTACGTTTGACGTCAAATTTTTAATTATGACGAGCGGTCGATTGAACTTGTGACACGTTTTGATGCCATGAACTGCATTCTAAAAATCCGGCTCCCTTTGTGTTATTTTGCGTACTGTtacactaccaaaatgatgacaaaaattATGTTTGGTGCCTTGTTGTTAGACCAGCATTTttgtgttggtcctcggggagcatatcaaccgcggccttcggccttggtcgataaagatgaaacaaaagacgctATGGTccccccttggaccaacaaaaatgctggtctgccaacaagccaccaaacatcttgtAATATTCACATTTGGCCAGGGATGCTGATGcactttgcttctttcttttgaAATTCCTTCTGGGAAACATTATCGTAAGTTTAATCAAAAATACAAACTGACAGTCGTGGCAGTATATTTATTGATAATACTAATAACAGAACAGAACACCTGCTTTTTTATTGGTCCGAGTGGACCATAATTATCGTCTGTTGCCGAAGGCCATGGTTTATAAAGATGTAACAGAATACCCGCTAAATAACTCAATCACATGACATAAAACGTACCTGCAAACCACATCCTCCGCACTCACTATCGCGTTTTGCGGTTAGTTCCTTGGCCCAAGCCTGTATTTCCCAGTCCCCTTGTAGGTCGCCTGAGTTCTCTATTGAGAAATAAAAGTGGTAATAATACACTGGTGCCAAAACAAtgagcaaaccctgataaaaaAATCTTATACGCAATATTTGAAAGTTCATCACAATTTATTGATCAGCTAGAATGACTGGATTCATGTTTCAAGTAAAGTAATTAAGCATTGTCCTTTGTTACACACCAAGCTTTGTTTGACGACAGGATCAAAGTGTTTGATTGCTGTTAAGAAAATGGGTCCCAAATGAGAACACCAGGTTTTAAGAAAAGACTTTGAAAATAAAAGGGCACAGAACTCAAAACGGCAAGGTGCCACTATTCAGTTTTGGGCAAGAATGGAAAATATCCATCtgtcttttatttttcagagcaaTGGTCTCCCTCAGCGCTCTGCTCAATGTTCTCAGTGAGTGTTATCTCCCTCTGGGTGTAATTATCTCCCTTTATTTTTTTCCGAAGACTGCACTGTAGCCGTTCGAGCTCACACCatcaaccccaccccccacacccacacacacacccaaaaccaataagcacacacaaaaacacgtttCCAGTGTTCTCGGACAGACATAGAGATTGTGCCTGGTTTGTTTGCAACTGACTGTCGTTTGTCCTTTGATGCATACACCCCATGTGCTTGCTAACAGTCAGATTTAGATATCGTTCTGCTCACTCGTCTAAGACGAGGCTGTTGGTCTAGTATCAGGAAAACACTATTCCCGGCCCGCATGATCATTCTTGACGATATCGTCACCCAATGTAAAGTCCTTGGCACTGTAGCATTCCTAGAAATTAGGCATGATGACCCCACGCGGGTCTCAGGCCCAACACTTCTAACAGGTAGGGCTTAGAGTGAAAACTCAGCCTTCTCAAACACTGATTAATTTGTCCCCTTTTGACATCACCATTTTAAACGATTTGTTTGAAAACGATGCCACAAGTATGGTAAtttattaaatcaaagtgagtgaatgagctGTTAGGCGCTGCTAAATTGTCTCGTGTTTGAATTAAGAAATAGTCCAGAGGCGCCACCTGGCAGCAAGACGGGTGATGCCAACTATGACGAAGCGgttttaacccttaggctggttgtcgcgacatatgccgcgctactttacgtatactgtcacctggttgtcacgacatatgtcgcgctactggctgagtctgtttggtcggttctgATTACCTCCCATGAATGCGAAAACCTATTTGaacgtttttctttatttttctctgttaattcaccagtggctacgtaacatgtgttacagaattgcaccggtgtaagtttttttttaatacagaCAGACCTGCTTATAAGTAGTTTGCTTATAATACAGCTCCATTATAAGAATGCAAAGAAAACATTGATCCTGCCAAAGGTGTTCTTTGTTATTACTTACAAAAGATCggatataaaaaaacaaactcgcTTATGCCAAAGCTCGCATATAAAAAGGTCGATTCCTTGTCCCATAAAAGACTTTCGCTCGGATAAGAAAGTCTGCTCAGTTTTCAGATCCCAATTTTCTTAAAAAAGGGCTGTCTTCGGTCAATTACCCTAAAGCGAGTTCAGCCAATCGAAAGTATTTCTCAGTTACAAGCAACCCTTTCAAGAAAGGCAAAAAATGACGGAAACCTTGCTGCAAGTTCTGAATATTATCTCGTTTTTCAtacaaaaggaaaataaagagaTTCTTTACTGTAATACAGCTTGACGTAATCAGTGGCGTAGGTTTTGATAACGTCATAGACTCGCAGTGCGTCATCCCTGAAGTGGTAGTTTGGCAGCGCAGTGGTGTCCTCCACCTGTGGCAGCATACACCAACATTGTTATTATCGATTCACATAATTTGATACAATTACAGAGTAGGTGCGCAACATTTGCGTGCCGGTGTAATACGAAGAAGTAGAATGTTGTCAAGACTACAGAAGAAGAACGGTGTCACAAATCTAACATCACGCAAACACAAAACGCCGATCTTCAACAAATCCATGATTTACTGATCCAAGTTCAGAGAGCAAAAAATCAACCTTCAAGAAGAGAAAAAGTTCATACgactcactctgtctgtctctctctctctgtacgtaACGTTAATAACGCTTGATTATATTGAATAAATTGATGAGAATTACCCCTCTTTTCACCAGCTCCACAGGTAGTGTTCCATCCACGTCCATCCTCCACTTAGTCAACCTGTGATCAAAATCACAAGTCAGTTTGCATTAGAAGCGGTATACCAAATACAGTCTGTCCAAAACACATTTAGAGTTTGTGCAAACGCACTACATAAACACAGTTCTGGGCTCACCTGCGTAATCAGTGAGTAAATAAGCACTGTTGAAAAGCACTCTTCTGTTCATTACTCAGGTCCTTTTTCTTACGTTATTCCCTCAAACTGTCTTCTCTGTATCAACATCAACTATCCTTTCCAGACTAACTTTTGCCAAATAAAAATGTAACCACCCAAAATCAACAGCATTCTACTCTGCTCAGTGTTTTCAGAGTTAGTAGGTACCATAGTGTACTCTTACACATTCACTTGCATTCGAGGAAAGCATTGACGAACGTCTGAAAGTTAGGAACTTTCCCACGATGGCTCTTGCAAAGGTATTGAATTGCGACAGGTTTCTTAATCATTACACGCATGTAGCTCAGGCAAACCCTTAGAGTGATTTGTGATAGCTTTTCGTCGGTCACTTTGATCAAGTGCCGAATTTTCATTATCTCCTTTCTCTTCTGTTTTGTTCCATCTTTTGTGATGGAAGGTCTAAATCTTTCAAGTATCCACACGTTTACTTACCGTTTTCTGATGATTTCAAACGATCCTTCCAGGCCAGCGTTCATGATTGTGTCAATGATGCCACCGGGATTGATAAGAGTTTCCCGGGCCTTGCTGCAAAATAAGACCACATTCAattgtttatttcttttgttTAAACAAAGCCTGAGGcaatagaaaacaagtcgcgtaaagcgaaattaatacattacGTGAATGTGtggaactcgcagaatgaaacacTAACTGTATGCATGCCAAGATAGCGCTGTCACATTTATCTCAGTAACAAGCTCAAATGAACCGAATTTGCACACGACTGATTTTTGTTAATTgcgagcttgtttttaatccaaacaaaaCATATGCATATATTAATTTTTTGGAACACAATGCAATCACTTTTAAATTTGATAGCGaacatttgattttaatcactactttgatgaacaaaattattaattaattttaagcttCCTATCCCAGAGTCCTGATCGACTGACTCAAACataactttcaatcaattttataaaacaaatgagggcgtgacagtgccgcctcaactttcaataACGGAAACATGAGATAAAAAAAACTGTCTGCAGGTATCATAATTGAAGAATGTGTGTGTACACTTTTatgaagatcgatccagtagttttctcagaatcgctccacacagtatacaaacacacacagacacagacaatacaccaccaccctcgtctcgattcataacttgactaaatgtaataagaaagaaaaaacacaacaacagtgGAAATATATGAGACGATAGTTTTACCCGGTTTTTTTAAACCCTGTTCAGTAATGTATTGGATCCGCGCTTGACGAATGATTGTTTCCGTCTTGTATGTCAAAAGATACGCTTGCTTCAACTTACCTATCGATGGCGATGAGGAAAAGGAAGTGAGGAGCCAGCATCTTAAAGATGGGATGATGCTGAGACAGCTGTCTGTGTGTTGTAACCGCCACCCCCTCCATCAGCAGATGGGTGAACCCTGTACATCAGAAAAATGAACACATTTATGTGAGAGACTGTCTGCTTTATCTaacacacgggggggggggggggggggggacactaTCAAGAAGAACAACGAAAGCATCGCGACGAATGCAGCAAGTCAACACACAAGAACACATACACAGTCATACATGTACAGTGAGAAAATATCTGAAGCTCCTGCGTTGCGGTTTGTGTCATTTCGCCAATATTATCTCACAAGACAAATCTTCATAATCATGCTATGCAATTACATActgaaattattattttttaccgAGATGTGTGATTGACTGGTGGTAGGCGGCGTCCGCGTTGTTGAACCACATCTTGGCCAGGGTCCAATTCCATCCGTCTTCAGGCAGAAAAACCTGTACACCGCGACTGCTAATGTTAAGAAAGCTGTTTCTGTGCTTCATACAACATACGTGAGACAGACCACCCATTACATAACTAAACAACAATATACTCgcatgtgtgtatatcatgtaaatgaggtcgtgtcaaactagtctggcagggacctcattttccactgctcatgatgatAAAgttaccgagacaaacgtcattctagGAACACTTTTGCGCTTGCTGTTTCCCCTGGAAGAATTTTGAGGAGGTACACGTCACGATATACTTTCTAGAATGACGTATTTTTgcttttgacgtcaaagatttcaccaggctttggaagagatcgaggggCCATAAGACGCGACTTCAATTTTGGCGtttcgactgcaagacatttggAGCAAAACACACGAAattacagtatgtaggataaacagaatattacacatggcttgctgtgtgctATCCCATTCAGGGATGAGGGTGGGGGACCTTTTAACCACTATAGACTATAGAGGCTTGTGGATAACTATATATCAAATGCGAGGCATTTATAAGGCGGAATGTTATCGATTAGGGATTGAAACCATGctgtaactttctgagcatgcgTTTTGGGAACTTGCTTACGTGTACTTAGCACATTACAAAAGTGAGCTTAATTTTTGTCAACTGTAGTAATGGCCATACTAATTTTATTGTCAGATTCGAATCGAGAAACTTTTGGAAAATTGTAGAACCTCAACGGTGGAAACTCTTGCCATCATCTGAATTCTTTTGATTTCATTGGATAAAAACAGAGTAAAAATTAATCTTGGCGTTAGCAACTATTATCACCACAATTTTGAACACTCTCCGTAATTTGAATTTGATACAAGATGTCCAGTGATTTTCTTTAGGGCACATGTCCTCTACCAAAGCTCCtctcgcaaacacacacacacacacacactcacgcacacacacacacacacacacacacacacacacacacacacacacacacacacacacatacacacacacacacacacacacacacacacaaatgcctGGCTATGCAGCCGATCTGGTAGCATCGGCCATTTTGGATTCCTAATTAATAGTTTATTTATCAGTACACTATCCAAAGTTATGTCCTCCTTAACTTCGAAGTGGCCTCTATATTTCGTctgaaaatcaaataaaaattgtgaaaaacaaacatttgtAAGCTCAATGAAATTAGGCAGATTTGTATGAACCCTGTCAAAAGCCTACGAGTTGACATTGTTAATGAACTTCTGACCCTGTAATAATTAAGATGGgagcgacagagacacagtGCAAAGCTTACCGGGTTGTCCGTTGCAGGTTCCTGGAACAGCTGAATGGCAACAGGCTTGAGCCTGCCATCCTTGCCCTCCTTCTTGTCCACAAAAAACAGGCCTATTGGTGCACACagctgttggtgttttttttttataaagaaaaAGGAAGAAATAATTCATAAGATGTATTGCATTTGCTAATTAGAGCAATTGGTTCAATACTTTATTCAGAAACAAATGGGGAAAGTAAGAAGAAAAAGGCTGtgggaaggaagaaagaaaaaaaagaaaagaaaagaattatACTTCTACAAGATACCATTGCTTTTCTTGCACGTTTTTTCCTTGTATTTCCAATTGGTGTCAAACAGTAACATATATACcagttattttttatttgacGGAGCTTCGCTTTTGAAGCAAATGCAAaacacgtaaaaccccactcgtgcaaataacacgagtgtacatgggagtttgagctcatgaacgcagaagaagaagaagaagaagaagaagcaaatgCATCTTCGTAGGGGAGGAACAGGCTTTTTTTCATAACCTGTGAAAACAGCggcacaaaaaaaaccccaaaaaacaataacaacaaacaaacaaaaagcagcaAAAGCATGGCAAAGGGACCTAATGACAGGACCTCGTCAGCATTCTcacgacacccccccccctccagcccCCACGCCCCCCCTCTACTCTCACCACAGCTGTGAACAAACTCCTACAAGTCGAACGAAAGGAAACAATGTTGCTAAACTGTCGTGACATACACGGATAGCCACATCCTACCACATCGGTATATTCAACCGGTAAGCCACCTGTTCTGTCAATCGTTTGTGATGCGACACACGTGTTCACATTTAACTACATACAACCAGTGATTTCACATGTGCGGCGTTTCGAGGTACCTACTATCTCATTCGGCTGCGTATGCTGCTAAAATAAATTAAGACAAATAATTAATTTAAGGATTGTTACCGTGAAGCCCGCTTTGGGTTTAACATCTTCAAGTATCTTCAGATCACAAACGTAAAGGCATTTCTGCGCAATGGCTTGTTCGATAGTCAGCCCTCCAATAAACGGTTTCAGCGTTTCACCAGACACAGCGATTCTGAAAAACAAGGAAACAGAGATAccagtaaattcatcaaaagCCCGAGTAAAATATATTTGAGCTGTACCAAGGTTTTAGAAAATGTTTTTCTGTGCATAGGTACATGTATCGTTTTTCCCCACAATACACAGCAAATGCTTAATACTCACTTTTTGATGTATTCAGGGTCTGTACAAAGCTGGATAACGGAAGGGTTCAGTCCGTTGATTCGTTGATTTGCGAAGATAaagtcc is part of the Littorina saxatilis isolate snail1 linkage group LG6, US_GU_Lsax_2.0, whole genome shotgun sequence genome and encodes:
- the LOC138968792 gene encoding allene oxide synthase-lipoxygenase protein-like, whose translation is MMSEETTRMSKRRGQSIQSWDEQKNKRPKVEEGFVIKVYSGNVSSLIFKASLSLILHDEGDYTSDEITVYPDPFDCSEVVVPMTKMEKIGSDARIVKVEFCAGISTKCYVKRIEVNSKTTSANFSVFRMVEHHHWDIVPDPNTSLPQKDDLATKEKRREALKDTREEYKFKQPDTGLPAQVDKMPCEEEFSFKYGGLTRWDLSEEKEMDFIFANQRINGLNPSVIQLCTDPEYIKKIAVSGETLKPFIGGLTIEQAIAQKCLYVCDLKILEDVKPKAGFTLCAPIGLFFVDKKEGKDGRLKPVAIQLFQEPATDNPVFLPEDGWNWTLAKMWFNNADAAYHQSITHLGFTHLLMEGVAVTTHRQLSQHHPIFKMLAPHFLFLIAIDSKARETLINPGGIIDTIMNAGLEGSFEIIRKRLTKWRMDVDGTLPVELVKRGVEDTTALPNYHFRDDALRVYDVIKTYATDYVKLYYKNSGDLQGDWEIQAWAKELTAKRDSECGGCGLQGVPGNGQVKSVDDLITILTSIIYTCSVGHAAANFAQYDEYGFHPNFPGLLKGQPPKDKKRARSEVDIVQALPNVGIILETMVITRVLSDKETKSLGDFEEVPTITDGRALHIVKRFRDALANLSDDIETDNSNRKYPYTHVDPKSVPNAISI